TGGGTTGTACACGAATTACCTTCAGTCCGATCTACATTTATTTCCACCTCGGTGGGAACATTAAGTAACATACAGTGCTCGTTAATAGCGATTAATTCTCGTTCTGAATGCGGCAAACAGTCTACATTTTCCTTCAATATGTCTAATGTGTTCTCTTTCACAAGACCATCCAATGATTCATAATTCCGCGCAGCTAATGCACGGGATATTACTATTATTGCCTGTAACACAAACTTTAGTAGAAACTAAAGTTTCGCGATCGATCTTGCAATTAATACATGAAATTAGTTAATAAGAATGTCGTACGTGTCTGCTTCCCGTCATATAGTCGTCCAAATTGAATTCTCTGTCTATCTTAAATCGAATGATAAAACTAACGCACAATAGTTTTAGCCAGGCGAACACCGAGGCTTGAGTATTGAGAGGTAGATCCATCAGCGGTCTCAGCAGGATGTTGTCGTTAGCCGTCGAATTGTAAGATCTGTACACCGCAACATTTGGATTTATAAAATTCGAACATTTCAGTTCTGTCCAATAATGCGTCGCTTTCCTTTTCACTTGATTTCTACTACATATAAGAGCAGTCGAGAACTGACGTATTTGCGTGCGAAACGAAGGTGTTCTAAATACCAAAGATAACATTTTGTGTAGGTTTAAATTTCATCTCAGCACGAGCAGAGAACCATGCGAGTCGGTTAACTTAACCTACACTAATTGGAATATTAATCTTATGTTTTTCTTTATACAACGGTATATAAGATTTAATGAAAGTTAGAGTGGTCCAGGTTTCTGGTCTACTGGACCCGTATATTCGTTCGAAATATCTATATTTACATGTTTCGTAGAGGACCTTTTCGTAAATGGCGCTACATgaaagtaaaaaattgaaataaattagtGATCCtttaggcagtgatcggaacaacgtgtatcgtcgctgattggttgccgcgatttggagcaaaagcggaagtagacagagaaagacactgtaaaaaagaagcggacagaaatactgatggAAAGAGgtagaaatactgacagaaagagagagagaaatattgaTAGACAGATATATATAAACGTTTAGGCTACGttgtttccggttttgctccaaaatggctgcggttataccgatcattcCCTAAAGGATCACTAAcatagggcgaattccacttacgccctaATCGCCCGTGAACTTCATTAGGataggtttccttatacgcgactggacgcatcgtcaagaatttcaaagtcgattttctcgaaaatgaagcgcgtaatgaaaaaaagttactctttcttttcgacttataacaagtaaataagtcgagaaaaaggaataaaattttttaatattgcgcttcatttccgagaaaatcgattttgaaattcttgacgatgcgtccagtcgcgtataaggaaaccgaccctaatgaaattcacgagcgatttgggcgtaagtggaattcgcccataaACGGTGTAAAACTGTTCCAAGGATTTGGATCGTGGTGACACCTGTGGTGCATATTTATCGTTCGG
This portion of the Andrena cerasifolii isolate SP2316 chromosome 9, iyAndCera1_principal, whole genome shotgun sequence genome encodes:
- the LOC143373095 gene encoding m-AAA protease-interacting protein 1, mitochondrial isoform X1 codes for the protein MLSLVFRTPSFRTQIRQFSTALICSRNQVKRKATHYWTELKCSNFINPNVAVYRSYNSTANDNILLRPLMDLPLNTQASVFAWLKLLCVSFIIRFKIDREFNLDDYMTGSRHAIIVISRALAARNYESLDGLVKENTLDILKENVDCLPHSERELIAINEHCMLLNVPTEVEINVDRTEDTEEQTVEISQLVFYVREPDKSESNMEQEIGSIDHFITQFQRAKCIACNYTFQRTYTNGIGGSWVATVVNHFSPNVESSKGS
- the LOC143373095 gene encoding m-AAA protease-interacting protein 1, mitochondrial isoform X2, whose product is MLSLVFRTPSFRTQIRQFSTALICSRNQVKRKATHYWTELKCSNFINPNVAVYRSYNSTANDNILLRPLMDLPLNTQASVFAWLKLLCVSFIIRFKIDREFNLDDYMTGSRHAIIVISRALAARNYESLDGLVKENTLDILKENVDCLPHSERELIAINEHCMLLNVPTEVEINVDRTEDTEEQTVEISQLVFYVREPDKSESNMEQEIGSIDHFITQFQRAKCIACNYTFQRTYTNGIGGSWVATVVNHFSPV